A part of Paenarthrobacter sp. A20 genomic DNA contains:
- the mtrB gene encoding MtrAB system histidine kinase MtrB, with translation MVSDIKQVPESPVGKAGATDEDLEPRGPEAAGVQPLTPAPSTDPEQSQEGSGPKTRNLSWLLSRGRIWTRRGLILILRVSRLVSFGVRQIRPGLRYLWRSLLRRWRRSLEFRTVLTTLLLAVTSFAIVGAYLSNQIANNLFQERLAQAESESRYNVKQVQDTFDGAQVTDQSSVITLVYDTLTAVEGRGSVIQRRYVFEAKPEQTKPRNRWVESRASDQLTVRVIPPELRKAVQEGGKQQFWASTQFPVGNEDRPGIAVGNLVTFNGTSYELYLIYDLNTAQQTLDEIQNVLWAGGAALVLMIGAIAWYVTRNVVSPVSHAAVVSEKLAAGQLQERMVVKGEDEVARLGASFNHMAASLQEQITQLATLSQMQQRFVSDVSHELRTPLTTVRMAAEVLFEAREDFDPMNKRSAELLYHQVERFQSLLSDLLEISRFDAGAAVLDAEPQDIFQVISHVTEGAAPVAVEYGSDVRLNARQKSIVVEMDSRRIDRILRNLLLNALEHGEGKPIHISVAANHDAVAVSVRDHGIGMSQAEAARVFDRFWRADPARARTTGGSGLGLSIAAEDTKLHNGWLQAWGRKGAGSNFRLTLPLRQGGTIVKSPLQLEPTDIKFPGAGTERQMLILGTELGSPPQKSEAGTGRPMVADDGAEEGA, from the coding sequence GTGGTGTCGGATATAAAGCAGGTTCCTGAGTCTCCGGTCGGCAAGGCCGGCGCGACAGACGAGGACCTTGAACCAAGGGGTCCGGAAGCGGCCGGTGTCCAGCCTTTGACGCCGGCACCATCAACCGACCCCGAACAGTCCCAGGAGGGGTCGGGACCGAAGACCCGGAACCTGTCGTGGCTGCTGTCGCGCGGACGAATCTGGACCCGACGCGGACTCATCCTGATTCTTCGGGTTTCGCGGCTGGTGTCCTTCGGCGTGCGCCAGATCAGGCCGGGACTTCGATACCTCTGGCGGTCCTTGCTTCGGCGTTGGCGGCGATCGCTGGAATTTCGAACAGTCCTCACCACGTTGCTGCTCGCTGTCACGTCCTTTGCGATTGTCGGCGCGTACTTGTCCAACCAAATCGCGAACAACCTCTTCCAGGAACGCCTGGCCCAGGCCGAGTCCGAGTCGCGCTACAACGTCAAGCAGGTCCAGGACACGTTCGACGGCGCGCAGGTCACCGACCAGTCCAGTGTCATCACGTTGGTTTACGACACACTGACTGCCGTGGAGGGCCGGGGTTCAGTGATCCAGCGCAGATACGTCTTTGAAGCGAAACCGGAGCAAACAAAGCCGCGAAACCGCTGGGTCGAGTCACGCGCGTCCGACCAACTGACGGTGAGGGTCATACCGCCGGAGTTGCGCAAGGCTGTCCAGGAAGGCGGAAAGCAGCAGTTCTGGGCTTCCACCCAATTCCCTGTAGGCAATGAGGACCGCCCCGGCATCGCCGTCGGCAACTTGGTGACGTTCAATGGCACGTCCTACGAGCTCTACCTGATTTACGACCTCAACACGGCCCAACAAACACTGGACGAAATCCAGAACGTCCTCTGGGCAGGCGGCGCAGCCCTTGTCCTCATGATCGGGGCCATCGCGTGGTACGTGACGCGCAATGTGGTCAGTCCTGTCAGCCATGCCGCCGTAGTCTCGGAAAAGCTCGCGGCAGGCCAGCTCCAGGAACGCATGGTGGTCAAAGGGGAAGACGAGGTCGCCAGGCTCGGTGCCTCCTTCAACCATATGGCTGCCAGCCTGCAGGAACAGATCACCCAGTTGGCAACTTTGTCGCAAATGCAGCAGCGCTTTGTCTCAGATGTGTCCCACGAACTGCGTACCCCGCTTACCACCGTCCGCATGGCGGCCGAGGTCCTCTTCGAAGCCCGTGAGGACTTCGACCCCATGAACAAAAGATCAGCCGAGCTGCTCTACCACCAGGTGGAACGCTTCCAGTCGTTGCTTTCGGACCTGTTGGAGATTTCGCGCTTCGACGCCGGCGCTGCCGTCCTGGACGCAGAACCTCAGGACATCTTCCAAGTGATCTCCCACGTCACTGAGGGTGCGGCACCCGTGGCGGTGGAATATGGGTCCGATGTCAGGCTCAATGCCAGGCAAAAGAGCATTGTGGTGGAAATGGACTCCAGGAGAATCGACCGGATTCTCCGCAACTTGCTGCTCAACGCCCTGGAACATGGCGAGGGCAAGCCAATCCACATATCAGTTGCCGCCAACCACGATGCCGTAGCTGTGTCAGTGCGGGACCATGGCATTGGGATGAGTCAAGCAGAAGCTGCACGGGTCTTCGACCGTTTCTGGCGGGCGGACCCCGCGCGGGCGCGAACCACGGGGGGCAGCGGCCTGGGACTCTCCATCGCGGCTGAGGACACCAAGTTGCACAATGGCTGGCTTCAGGCCTGGGGCCGCAAGGGGGCCGGCTCCAATTTCCGGCTGACATTGCCACTCAGGCAAGGAGGCACCATCGTGAAATCGCCGCTGCAGCTTGAACCCACAGATATTAAGTTTCCCGGGGCCGGGACCGAGCGCCAAATGCTCATACTTGGGACAGAATTAGGAAGTCCTCCGCAAAAGTCCGAGGCTGGAACCGGCCGGCCCATGGTGGCCGACGATGGCGCCGAGGAGGGAGCATGA
- the mtrA gene encoding MtrAB system response regulator MtrA, which translates to MKARILVVDDDEALAEMIGIVLRNDGFEPVFCADGGQALEVFRSSKPDLVLLDLMLPGSDGIEVCRQIRGESDVPIVMLTAKSDTSDVVRGLESGADDYVPKPFKPAELVARVRARLRPGDQKAPETLRIADVTIDVAGHLVTRGGERISLTPLEFDLLVALARKPWQVFTRELLLEQVWGYRHAADTRLVNVHVQRLRSKIERDPEAPEVVLTVRGVGYKAGS; encoded by the coding sequence ATGAAGGCACGCATTCTGGTAGTTGACGACGACGAAGCGCTCGCAGAGATGATTGGCATCGTCTTGCGCAATGATGGCTTCGAGCCGGTGTTCTGCGCAGATGGCGGCCAGGCATTGGAGGTCTTCCGCTCTTCCAAGCCGGACCTGGTGCTGTTGGATCTTATGTTGCCGGGCTCTGACGGCATTGAAGTGTGCCGGCAGATCCGTGGTGAGTCGGACGTCCCCATTGTCATGCTCACTGCAAAGTCTGATACGTCCGATGTCGTCCGGGGTCTTGAATCGGGTGCCGACGATTACGTGCCCAAGCCTTTCAAGCCGGCTGAACTCGTGGCGCGGGTTCGTGCGCGGCTCCGTCCGGGCGACCAGAAGGCCCCCGAAACGCTGCGTATCGCGGACGTGACCATCGACGTCGCGGGCCACTTGGTCACGCGCGGCGGTGAGCGGATTTCGCTGACCCCCCTGGAGTTCGATCTTCTGGTCGCGCTGGCACGCAAGCCTTGGCAGGTCTTTACCCGCGAGCTGCTCCTTGAACAGGTTTGGGGATACCGCCATGCCGCGGATACGCGCCTGGTCAATGTGCACGTCCAGCGCCTGCGGTCCAAGATTGAGCGTGATCCGGAGGCGCCCGAGGTCGTTTTGACGGTGCGTGGTGTCGGATATAAAGCAGGTTCCTGA
- a CDS encoding DUF4129 domain-containing protein codes for MTPDRDEARRWAAEELSKPQYPDAQPSWLDQLWRDFLDWLTSLEGDGAGSGPDFAAPLIVALAVALIIVAVIVVRPRLNARRKAAHADIYGDDNTMDSDGYRKRAATAADDGDWPAAVVDQFRALVRSAEERDVIEVRAGRTADEAARQLGQVFGFAQARLDAAARLFDAVRYGEQGATASGYEAVRQLDGDLLGVKPDFAGQAHAGFAVPR; via the coding sequence GTGACGCCCGACCGCGACGAGGCGCGTCGTTGGGCCGCCGAAGAACTGTCCAAACCCCAGTACCCTGACGCCCAGCCCAGCTGGTTGGACCAACTGTGGCGTGATTTCCTGGACTGGCTGACGTCCTTGGAGGGGGACGGAGCGGGCTCCGGACCGGACTTTGCTGCTCCCTTGATAGTCGCGTTGGCCGTTGCGCTCATCATCGTTGCCGTCATTGTGGTCCGCCCCCGTCTGAACGCCCGGCGAAAGGCCGCCCACGCTGACATCTATGGGGACGACAACACCATGGATTCAGACGGCTACAGGAAACGCGCGGCAACCGCGGCCGACGACGGCGACTGGCCGGCCGCCGTCGTCGACCAATTCCGGGCGCTTGTCCGCTCAGCTGAAGAGCGTGACGTCATTGAAGTCCGAGCCGGAAGAACGGCCGATGAAGCGGCAAGGCAACTAGGGCAGGTCTTCGGTTTCGCACAGGCCCGGCTTGACGCGGCCGCCCGCCTCTTCGACGCTGTGCGCTACGGCGAACAGGGCGCCACTGCATCCGGCTACGAGGCCGTCCGCCAGCTGGATGGTGACCTTCTCGGGGTGAAGCCCGACTTCGCAGGGCAGGCGCACGCCGGATTTGCGGTGCCCCGATGA